DNA from Natrarchaeobaculum sulfurireducens:
GCAGCGCAAGAGCACAGATTATCGAACGGGTAGTGGATATATTTCTTGAGGAGACTTCGAGGGACAATCCGACAAAGGAGAGAAGAGAAACCGCTCAGAAGATCGTTAAGGAGGACCGGGGTGATAATCTCGATACTATCCAGAATAAGTTTCGAGGAGAACTCTGGGAGCATCGAGATCGACCCAGCAGTGGCTACCAGCAGGAGTACCTTGACCCGGCTTTAGAAAAGGTCGAGGCAAGATGGAGAGATGATATCGACATCGAAGAACTACTGGACGAAGAGGACGGCCCCCAGCATCCACTCATAACACACATACACGAAAACAAGTCTTCAACCTCCATATACACCTTTTCTGCCTCTCCAGATCATTGGCTGACCTCAGCCAGGTACAACGCAATTCCGTTTTCAGAAGATGATCGGGAGCTCTACGATGACCTCTCATCTGGTGATATCGTATTCTTCTATTCAGAAAGAGAGACAGTAAACGAGGAACTGCCTAAACAGCCAGTAGGCCTCATAGGTGCTACCATCATCGATGAAAAGAAAGAGGACGATCAGTGGTGGCAGGAACATGAAGACGGAGAAGATCACCCCCTAGTCGCGTCCTTCAGCCGCGTTTTCTACACCGGTTCAGTTGAGAAGTTTGACTACAACCTTGAGAATAGTCGCTAGTTGTCCACTGTACCGATCACGCCACGTACAGATCCGAGGAAATAGACGAGGGGTGAGGCAGAATCAGTATATCACTTGACCAGGAGACAGAACACAGATGGAAATCTGTCGCATAATGTCTACTTTGCCAGAGATTCTGACGAAGAGAAAGATAGCTGACGCTAGTAGCCGACCTCGCTTCGCCAGAAGCGAGGCGGCTCAGCCGAGTCCGTGATCACATCCAGGTGGCAATCCGGTACCGTTCGTCCGATGCTTCTCTTTCCATCCCAGATCCCGGTCTAACTCCCGGACGACTCCGTAGAGAAACGCATCTCCGAACGTGAACTCAACGGGAAGTGCTCGCCCGCCACGGCGTGGCCGGGCGAGCACGGCCCACTGTAATACCAGCCAGAGCTGCTCTAACAAGAACCCGACACCCACGTAGAAGAGACGAATCGTCGTTGACGGTGTTGTCGTCAGTGCACGCGCCTCACGGAACTTCTCGTAGCTCTTTTCGATCTGTGATCGCTTGTTGTAGATCGTCGCAACCTGCGCCGGCGTCCGGTCTTCCAGACCGAACGCCGCGTATCCGGTCGCCTTCACGCCAGACTTTCCACGGTCACCGTTCTGGTAAGTGACGTTCACTGCCATCGGAAACGTCTGTTCGTGCTCTTTCCCCTCACAAATCGTCTCCTCGGTCATGTATGACGCTGTTACGGAGAGCTTCTTTCGGATCGACGCCTTCCCGGTCTTAACCGGGAAGACTGGCGGTGCACTCTCTCGGAGGACGCCAATCAGCTTCCCGACGTAGGCGTCTCGATCCATGAGAATACGGTCGATCTCAAATGGATACGTCTCGACGCGGGCGAGCAGTCGCTCGACCGCGTCGGCCTTGCTATCTTCGCCAGCAACCGGTTCAACCGCGAGTGTCAGCGGCTTTCCCTGCGCAATCACGAACGCTGTGCAGTAGCGATGACACTGGGTAGTCCCGTCCCGAGCAGCCATCCGTCTGGTCTCGCCGTCACTTCTGGGAGTTCCGTGAAAAGGGTTGTCCATGAAGTCGATACAGACGGTTCTCGACCTGCGGCGGTCGAGAACCGTCATCACCAGCGTAGCGAGAATATCGTTAACGGCGTCCAGCATCGGGTCTTTCTGGATCGTGTGGAGCCAGTCCATGACGGGCTCTCTATTGGGTGTTTCCTCTGTGTTGGTCGTGACGCCGTTAACAGAGGTTGTCCCAGCGGCGGCTCGAAGAACGACTTCCATGATGTCGCCGGGATCGAGGGGCGAGCCCTCGATTCCCGGCATCGGAATCAACAGGAGCAGCTCCAGAGAAAGAGCCTTGAGTTGCCGGTTCGAAATGAACTCGTCCGGATCTGTGAGAACTTCCTTGAGCAAGGGGATGTTCATCACGAATGTATCCGGACAGCGGATGAATCAGGTAACTGATTCACCCGCTTCCTTCATCACTACATGTTAGCTAGCTGGCCGCTCAGTCAGAGTGGACAACTAGCGATAGTATTGCAGACAAGGACGAGTCAGATCTCGAGAAGGAGATAGAATCTCTGACAGCAGGCCTCCTCGATGTTTCCACCGCTCACAGCATCTGTCACGCCGCCTTCGATGAAAGAATGCCTATTGAGGACACCTTAGCTCGCTTTAGCGATATCGATGGTTCGGATGAAATCGTCCGTCCTATCGCACTAATAGCAGAGATGGCATCCCGACTCCGAGAAGCACCGCCGATCAACATCCACACCGAGTTCTCGGGATCATTCGATGACGATCTGCTGGAAGGACTCTATTTCCCCGACAGCGAACAGGAGATACTGGACCAGATCCATGCAGCCCTCCACGCTGGAAAGCATGTCATCCTCACAGGGCCACCAGGAACAGGCAAAACAGAGATCGCACAGCGTGTAACCAATAAAATCGCCCAGGAATTTCCCTGGATGTACTCGGGCTCCCAGATGACAACGGCTACCTCCGACTGGTCGACCTTCGACACGGTCGGCGGTTACATGCCTGAAGAAGACGAGGACACAGATGGAGACCTATCCTTCTCTCCAGGCATCGTCCTCAACCGGTTCAGAGATAGAGAAACTGAGACTCCTCAGAACGAACCGCTTGTGATTGACGAGTTAAACCGAGCTGATATTGACAAAGCGTTCGGACAGCTATTTACTGTTCTATCAGGTCAATCCGTCCAGCTACCATACACCAAGAACAGCAAAGAAGTCGAGATCGTAACCGCTGGTCAACTTGACGAGCTACCGAGTGCTCACCAGTACGCTGTGCCGGAGTCTTGGGTCATCTTTGCCACGATGAATACCTACGACAAGACTTCACTGTATGAGATGAGTTATGCCTTCATGCGGCGTTTCTCCTTCATCCCCGTCGATGTCCCTGAGCTTCCAGAAGAGGAGGACCCGGATGAGGAGGATGCCCTTCAAAAGCTCATGAAAGGGTACGAATCTACCTGGGACGGGATCGATGCGGATACTGACGAATTACTCGCAGTTGGCCGTGTCTGGAGGAACGCTAATAATGAGGTTGACGGCTGGGCGATCGGTCCCGCTCTCGTACAGGATATCCTCGCTACGATAACACAGTACCCCCGGTCTGATACTGAGTTGAAGCCACGCCTCACGAACGCGGTAATCAGTTACATCTTCCCGCAACTAGAAGGCGTCCCAGAGCGGAAGCAGATTGTCAACAGTATCAAAGACTCACCGGAAGTCAACGAGGACAAAATCACAGAAGGGGCTAGAGAGATACTTCAGGTATCCTTTGAAGGCGATGAATAGGGAAACGATCATCGACCAGCTAAGTCAGGATATCGTCTCCTATGTGATGGCTGGATCCTTCGAAGAGCAGCAGATCGCCCGTGAGATCAAACCTGGAGACCTTGATGAACGGTTCGAGGACTACCGATTACTGCTTAACCTCCACTTCGTTCTGAAAGATGATGTCGTGAAATTCGTCAAGAAACTCCCAAAGCGGCTAAGAAGCATCAGTACAGAAACGAAGACTGTCTCACGGACTCGTAGAGGGACCGTCGACGGCCACATAAATTGGGGGGCGACGATGAAGAAACGATACTCTCAGAATCCTTCAGACAGTTCACTATTCGTCTGCGACAACCGGTCTGAGGACTATGACACCCCAGAGAACCTTGTATTAAAACGGCTGATATCAATTATATATAACACGATCGACCAAGCAGAGGAGTACATCAAGCAGCAGTACACCTGGGCGAAGGATACCTGGCGAGGCGAGGAGGACCTCATTGACGAACTGAAACGGATAGTAGATAGAAATGTCCACGTCAGAAGAATCCGCTCTCCCGAAAACTACGAACCAACTGAACGGATGCTCATAGCGGCGGAAAGCTCTCGAAAACCTATCTATCAAGAAGCAGCTGAACTACTCCGTACTCACGATAATCTGGTTGCCGGAGACCGGGGCGAGATCAAGGATCTGCTAAACAATACGGCTATCACACCTGATGATGACGAAACCCTGTTCGAGCTATACGTCCTGTTCCGATTCGTATCTGTCCTTGAATCTATCCGTAAGCAGCAGGCTCAGTTCAAGCCAATTCGATCGAATAGGAAAGAAGTTGCCATGTTCGATGGTGACCCGGAACTAGTGCTGTACTACGATCAGGCAGGTACGGATAGAGATCTTTCCTTTGTAACCGAGGAAGACATCACGGAGCGCCCTCTGTCCCGCAGTGAGAAGGTGCAGGAGGTAGCTCACGATATCTCGAACCAATACTTCGACAAAAAATTCCAGAACTATACCAGTAGGCCTGACGTCATAGTCCTCGAAATCAGGGATCCTAATACACAAACCTATGAATACCTCGTCACCGAGGTCAAGAACAGTACAAATACAGGCACGATTAGGACGGGGATCAAAGAGACTCTGGAATACCTAGCTTTCCTCCGAGTCGATGATGATTTCGTATTTGAGGATGAGGATGGGGAGGACTATTTCGGAAGCGGATGGAACGGCCTCCTCGTCATCCAGGATCTCGAACGAGACACTACCCCTCTCGAGGAACAGGGCGACTCCGAGATCAAGATCCTACAGGCCTCCGAATTAGAGGATGGACTTGAGAGAGTCTTGGATAGAGCTGATTTGAACGTAGAATAACGGCAGCGAAAGAAGAGCGAGTTGTTGGCTATTCCTCGGTTCCAAGTCCATCTAGGGTTGTCTGCTCGGTATCGTCAAACTCGAAGGTTCCTGCCTCGTCCATGTCGTAGTTGAGGATGAGACGTTCGGTTACCTCGATAGACCGGCTGTCGTTATCGTGCTGCTTGTTCATGAACTGGGACCGGCCTTTCTCCACTATGGTGTAATCTTGCAGGCCTTCAGGGATTCGCTGGTACGATACTGCCCATTTACCTTCTGTCTCGCTTAGAGTATCCACGAATCGCTCGTGGTCGAAGTCCCCGTCGTGACGGTACAGAGCGTCCCCCTCATCGACGTAGGGCGGGTCGCAATAGAAGAACGTGTCTTCACTATCGTAGCGGTCGATCAGATCTGCATAGTCAAGATTCTCGATTTGGACATTTTTGAACCGGTCTGCGAACTCGTATAGCTTCTCCGTGGCGTTCCTCAGCTTACGTGCCTTGTTCCGCTGGTGGGCTGAGGCAAATCCAGATGCAGTCCGGTACTTTGCAGCGTATTGTGAATACCTGAGGTAGAAGAACCGGCCTGCCCGCTCAATCGAGTCGTCAGGTCTTTCGCCGGAATAGAAGTCCTCTTTCCACTCTTGATGCTGCTCTCGTGCGTACGGAGTTTTATTAAGCCAGTCGATTAGCTCATCTTCTCTCTCGCGCAGAATCTTGAAAAACTGGACGAGATCACCGTCCAAGTCATTGTAGACCTCAGTATGGCTCTCAGGCTTATTCACTAAGACAGCACCGCTACCGCCAAAGACCTCCACGTAGCACTTATGCTCCGGGAAGTGCTCGATGATCCAGGGAGCTAGATAGGATTTCCCTCCCGGAAATGGAAACACAGACTTTGTCACGACCGGAGCATAGACGATGATTCACTATAATACTTCCTTCATCTCTATCCTGGGCTACGAGGTAACGTTGAGATTGCTCGAATACCATCCAGGTCCTACCTGCTCAAGGCTTCCACGGAAAATCCTATTCAGCCCTATTCTTTCGTCGCCATCAAGTAGTACGGGCTCATCCCAGTACTCCACGTTGTCGACCACGAACTGTACCCGGGGATTATTCGCCAGCAGAAAGTTCACGCGCTCGGACAGGATGTCGTGGATGAACTCGCTGATCTCTTCAGGATCTTCCGCACCTCGGAGATAGCTGTCAAGACCGAACACCGCTATATCGTAAGGCAAATCTCCCATATCGTCGACACGGCGGAGAAACTCGACTACACTCATACGTTCATCAAACTCGTCACCGACGTCTAAGGCCTCTTCACCGACGACGTGATAGCCGATATCGAAGTTCATCAGATTCTAGCAGCCTATAATATGGCAAATGGTATAAAAGTAATCGGAAATCAAGGCCTTTACTGGCCGAGGATTTCTCAGCGGAAGTCCTCAATCTCCAGCTGAGTGTCGGATTGCTCCTTCACGTATTCAGCGATATCATCGTAGTCATCGTCCCCTTCGATCTCTGAGAGCCTGTGAAGCGCGTTGATCGCACCTTCATCAGTCCATTTCCCGAATCGCTTGGCTAACTGGTCGGTCTCGAAGAGGTAGTACAGATAGTGGGCCTTGTCAATCGACAGTGGTTCGTTCTTGTTTTCCAGGCAGTCAGCCCGTTCAAACGGATCTAGAATGACCAAGTCGTCACCTTGTTGTTCCAGTAGATCTTCATGAACCAATTCAGCCACGTCGACTCCTCTCTGTCGAAGATCCTTATTGAGGGCGTTGAAAGATAATTCCTCGCCTCGGCCCAAAACGTGGGTTAGATAGACTGCACTGAGAGGATCCATTTCCTCGCTCAGAATCTGGAATCGTTCCTCGAGCAGTTGTTCGTCGACGATTTCTTTGATAGCGTCGACAGCCTCGACCACGTCCATCTGCTCTCCGTCACGAGTGACGTTCGGATAGTGTTTCGAGAAGATCTCCAGGCACTTCCCCATCGCCACCACGAAGATATCACCTCCAGTCAAGCGGCGACCTGCTTGCTCCAGTCGGTCGATCTCATCCTCTGCCCGGAAGTATATATCGTCCTCAAGCGACTTCCAAGAGACCTCCTTGGGATCTTCTTGGCGTTTCCTGCAGACGATAATGGTGTCGTAGTCGACGGTTGCTCTTCCGTGCCTGGTACCTCCACGAGTCTCACTGTTTACAGGGTAGAGAGCGCTAATGTAGAAGTCAGCATCAAGTACGGATTGGAGCGTTGAACCCCAGGCCTCGGTCTCCTTGTGGTGGAAGGTGAAGGCCATAATACCGTCGTCAGCCAGTTTCCGACGGGATTCGTTGAAGACGTTCGTCAGTGTCTCGATGTAGTGCTCCTCGGTTCTCTTGTCCTCGACATCTTTCGCCGGGTCGACAACGGCCTCGCTCTTCTTCGGCGTACGTTCTCCTTGGAAGTGGTCGTAGGTGTCGCTGAGAACCTCGTGTAGCCAGACGTAATAGAAGTCCGAGAGCTCGGCATACATTTCGTTGTCGTAGTATGGGGGATCCGTGATGATCGCGTCTACTGATTTGTCTTCGATAGGTAGATACTCAGAGGTTCCACAGCGTAAGAAGGAATTCCCCTCCTCTCCTAGGTGAGAGGCATCGTCCACAAGGACACCCTCTACCGGAGTCTGCATCTGCTTATCCTGAGAGTTCCCGTCCTCGTCGATGTATTTCTCGACCGGGCTCTGACACCACTCCTTCGCGGCCTTCGTTTTATCGAACATCCCCTTGAAGGTACCACGACCGTAATCACTGCCCCAGACATTCCCTTCAACAGGTGTGTGCCGGGCGATAATCGTGTTATAGTTGTAAATAGGCTCAAGCTTGTTCGCCACCCGGTTGTACATGCAGAACATGTTGTTCGACTCCAGCATGGCGGAGAACGTGGTGAGCAGGAACTCCTTCACGTTCTGATCCTCGATGTCGTCGATCTCGTTGAGGAGCCGGCCCAGCAGCAACAGCTGCCGGTCGTTGAACATCTGGTGGTACTTGTGATAGCCGTGGTTCCAAGCACGGTCACTGCTCCCCTGGTACCGGTCCTGCTCTGGGATCGGCAGCTCGTCCCACTCTTCCTCCAACTCCTTGCTAGCACTCTCGTAGAGCTCTAAATCGTGGTCAGTGGGGTCTTTGTATCCTTTATCGTCACAGGAATCGCAGTAGTATTCCACTGCATACATCTGGGAATCTGGCTTGCCAAAGCGTTTCGTGGCGTCGATAATCTTACTCCGGACACCGCAATCAGGACAGGTATAATTCTGTCCTGAAGCGGTCCCCTCCTTGGGCATGAACTTATTCCCGCAGCTGTCGTCCACGCATGTTGTCTCCGTAGTGTGGTCGTCTGTCTGCTGGACGGTCCAGCAGTCCGGGCAGAGAACATTCTTGTAGCTGTCGTTGGAGGAACGGGAATTAGCGAAGTAGTAGCCCTTGAACAGGGGAATATCGTGGCCGCAGTTCAGGCACTCGATCTCCTTCACCCAGAAGTAGTACATCGCATCCGCCATGTTATCGCAGTCTGGGCACGGTGTCTGGTAGTACTCGAGAATTTCCTCACCGACAGATTCGTAGATCTCGTCGTAGGCCTCTTGCAGATCATCAATATCCACGGGTTCAATCTCTTTCTTCACTGTGAACCAGGCAACCGGGTTTAGATCGCTGCCGATGACGTTGCAGCCCATCCGCAGGGCTTCAACGATCGTGGTTCCCCCGCCCATGAATGGGTCGAGAACAGTCTTATCGCCAAAGTCGACGTCTTCCAAGTAGTAGTCCCATAGGGCCTCTGGATTATCCCAGTCGACGTCCGGTAACTCCTCGAAACTCTCCTGGCCGTTCTCCTTGATATGGATTTCATCCTCCGCTAGGGAGTACAGGAGCATGGTGCGGAAGACCGAGCCCAGTCGCCTGGCCCAGTACTTGTGCATTGTGTAGACAGGCCGGTAGTAGCGCTTGGCATGGCCTTCCTTCGATGCGATTTCGTTGACCCCCTCAATTGGGAACGAAATCTCGATAGGTCGACGACTGTTTTCCTTGCTCATGCTTATTTTTAGAGATTGACGTTAATCCGGGGCGTAATGCACTCGGATACGCTGAGACCACCGTGCTGGAAATTCGAGTACTTCCCTCCGGCAGGCCAAGTGTACCGCCCGATGGGCATGTAGTACCCATCTGCCTCCACGACAAGACCATCCTCCACGAGGTCGTCAGCGTTGACGTTCCCAACACTTTCGAACCGTCCACTAAATGTGTTCTGGAGACGGGTTTTCTGTCGGTCTGAAATTTGGAAGGTGTGACCGGAGTCCAATCGGGCGTACCCGTGGTCTGAGGTGATCACCAAGGAGTCTGTATCCAGCTGGTTGATGATGTTGCGGAGTGCTGTCTCTGACTTCTCGTACATCTCCTCGATGGAGGACAATTTGGTCCTTCCTTCCTGAATATTCTCGAGAAGGGCGTCAGGGTACCGGCTCCAGATGATTTGCTCGTCACCATCCAGGGATGGTTCTTGGCTCTGTACGCTGGCAGTTTTGTACTCTTTCTTCAGATCGGAGTAACCTACTCTATCTCGGAAAGGCATTGTCTCGGAAGGAACAGTCGAATACGAGTAACCGACCGACAGCTCACTGGCTTCGTCCTCCAACAACTGTACGAAGAGGGAGGCCTCTCGGACACTCATTGAGTCCATCATAACCAATGCTCCATCCTCGGGAACGGTCATGGAGGCCTGGTTTACACACCTGTCTGCCAGGATCTCAGTATAGAACTCGCTGTAGACATCGAGAAGCAGGCGTTCATACTCCACCATTTGCGACTCCCGACTATAGTGCGAGGCGATATCATCTCCGGCAGGAGCCCAGATGTTCCAGACTGCCTCCCATACCGGATCAATTGGGTCCTCGGCGTCGACTAAATTGGTGAGGACCTCAGTCTTGAACTTCACTTTCGATCACCACCTGAGCGTTGATATGGGTCGCACTTGGCAGTTCTTCCAGGAACTCGATCAGCTCCTCCTTCGACAGATCGTCTAAATCGTAGGAGAGATCGATATGTGTTGCAGTGTCTGTGTCTCCGTTGACCCGGGACTCCGCTACACTTCGAAGAACACGAGCACTGTTGCCCTCTAACTGAACCGTCTTGGTCTCGGTCGGTTTACTGGCCGTTTCTCCTTCATATCCAGTCCCTGACCCGGTACGGCCGACAGTCGTCGTGGTTCCATCACCTGTACCGATACTGCTTCCAGTCGTAGCTCTTCCCGAACCAGTAGTGCCCGTGTTAGGCTCGGGCTCTGGCTCCGTCTCCGTGTAAACCGACTCATCAAGATTGTCTGGGTGATGGATGGTCAGTTCATCGTTGAGATCCGGTAATGGATCGCCCTTCTGAGTCGCGTAGAACTTCGCTCGGTCGCTTTCCAAGATAATCTTCCCATCTCGGTAGAGTTGGCCGAGAGCAGAGTAAAACGCACTGTCCTCCAAGACCACAGGCATCCTACGGAACTGGCGGAAATCATTGAGCATCGAACCTACGTTAACCCCGTTCTCTGCATCCTGGACCTCCTCGACGATCTTCTCTCCAATGTAGGTCTTATCACGGCCTACCTTGCTCTTCACATCCTCGATGTCGGGATTGACCGATTTCTTCCTCATCCGAAGACCTCCGCCGGAATCAGTCCACTTGACCCAGCTCCCGTAGTTGTCCTCAAGCTCGTTCCGTAGCTCACGACGTTCGTCTCGGATTATCTTCTCCAATTCACCTTGCTCGTCGTCAACCTTTCCTCTCAGGTTCTCAGCGCCAAGCACACGAGCTGCCTTGCTGATCAGGTCATCATCCTGGCGGATCTTCTGGTTGGGAGTGACGAAGAGAACCGTGTTCTGATAGGTCCTACCCTCGAAGAAGCTGTCCAACTTTTTCTCCAAGGCCCCGTT
Protein-coding regions in this window:
- a CDS encoding ISH3 family transposase; translation: MNIPLLKEVLTDPDEFISNRQLKALSLELLLLIPMPGIEGSPLDPGDIMEVVLRAAAGTTSVNGVTTNTEETPNREPVMDWLHTIQKDPMLDAVNDILATLVMTVLDRRRSRTVCIDFMDNPFHGTPRSDGETRRMAARDGTTQCHRYCTAFVIAQGKPLTLAVEPVAGEDSKADAVERLLARVETYPFEIDRILMDRDAYVGKLIGVLRESAPPVFPVKTGKASIRKKLSVTASYMTEETICEGKEHEQTFPMAVNVTYQNGDRGKSGVKATGYAAFGLEDRTPAQVATIYNKRSQIEKSYEKFREARALTTTPSTTIRLFYVGVGFLLEQLWLVLQWAVLARPRRGGRALPVEFTFGDAFLYGVVRELDRDLGWKEKHRTNGTGLPPGCDHGLG
- a CDS encoding AAA family ATPase, with the translated sequence MPIEDTLARFSDIDGSDEIVRPIALIAEMASRLREAPPINIHTEFSGSFDDDLLEGLYFPDSEQEILDQIHAALHAGKHVILTGPPGTGKTEIAQRVTNKIAQEFPWMYSGSQMTTATSDWSTFDTVGGYMPEEDEDTDGDLSFSPGIVLNRFRDRETETPQNEPLVIDELNRADIDKAFGQLFTVLSGQSVQLPYTKNSKEVEIVTAGQLDELPSAHQYAVPESWVIFATMNTYDKTSLYEMSYAFMRRFSFIPVDVPELPEEEDPDEEDALQKLMKGYESTWDGIDADTDELLAVGRVWRNANNEVDGWAIGPALVQDILATITQYPRSDTELKPRLTNAVISYIFPQLEGVPERKQIVNSIKDSPEVNEDKITEGAREILQVSFEGDE
- a CDS encoding DNA adenine methylase is translated as MTKSVFPFPGGKSYLAPWIIEHFPEHKCYVEVFGGSGAVLVNKPESHTEVYNDLDGDLVQFFKILREREDELIDWLNKTPYAREQHQEWKEDFYSGERPDDSIERAGRFFYLRYSQYAAKYRTASGFASAHQRNKARKLRNATEKLYEFADRFKNVQIENLDYADLIDRYDSEDTFFYCDPPYVDEGDALYRHDGDFDHERFVDTLSETEGKWAVSYQRIPEGLQDYTIVEKGRSQFMNKQHDNDSRSIEVTERLILNYDMDEAGTFEFDDTEQTTLDGLGTEE
- a CDS encoding DUF1156 domain-containing protein; translated protein: MSKENSRRPIEISFPIEGVNEIASKEGHAKRYYRPVYTMHKYWARRLGSVFRTMLLYSLAEDEIHIKENGQESFEELPDVDWDNPEALWDYYLEDVDFGDKTVLDPFMGGGTTIVEALRMGCNVIGSDLNPVAWFTVKKEIEPVDIDDLQEAYDEIYESVGEEILEYYQTPCPDCDNMADAMYYFWVKEIECLNCGHDIPLFKGYYFANSRSSNDSYKNVLCPDCWTVQQTDDHTTETTCVDDSCGNKFMPKEGTASGQNYTCPDCGVRSKIIDATKRFGKPDSQMYAVEYYCDSCDDKGYKDPTDHDLELYESASKELEEEWDELPIPEQDRYQGSSDRAWNHGYHKYHQMFNDRQLLLLGRLLNEIDDIEDQNVKEFLLTTFSAMLESNNMFCMYNRVANKLEPIYNYNTIIARHTPVEGNVWGSDYGRGTFKGMFDKTKAAKEWCQSPVEKYIDEDGNSQDKQMQTPVEGVLVDDASHLGEEGNSFLRCGTSEYLPIEDKSVDAIITDPPYYDNEMYAELSDFYYVWLHEVLSDTYDHFQGERTPKKSEAVVDPAKDVEDKRTEEHYIETLTNVFNESRRKLADDGIMAFTFHHKETEAWGSTLQSVLDADFYISALYPVNSETRGGTRHGRATVDYDTIIVCRKRQEDPKEVSWKSLEDDIYFRAEDEIDRLEQAGRRLTGGDIFVVAMGKCLEIFSKHYPNVTRDGEQMDVVEAVDAIKEIVDEQLLEERFQILSEEMDPLSAVYLTHVLGRGEELSFNALNKDLRQRGVDVAELVHEDLLEQQGDDLVILDPFERADCLENKNEPLSIDKAHYLYYLFETDQLAKRFGKWTDEGAINALHRLSEIEGDDDYDDIAEYVKEQSDTQLEIEDFR
- a CDS encoding alkaline phosphatase, with the protein product MKFKTEVLTNLVDAEDPIDPVWEAVWNIWAPAGDDIASHYSRESQMVEYERLLLDVYSEFYTEILADRCVNQASMTVPEDGALVMMDSMSVREASLFVQLLEDEASELSVGYSYSTVPSETMPFRDRVGYSDLKKEYKTASVQSQEPSLDGDEQIIWSRYPDALLENIQEGRTKLSSIEEMYEKSETALRNIINQLDTDSLVITSDHGYARLDSGHTFQISDRQKTRLQNTFSGRFESVGNVNADDLVEDGLVVEADGYYMPIGRYTWPAGGKYSNFQHGGLSVSECITPRINVNL